One genomic segment of Candidatus Berkiella aquae includes these proteins:
- a CDS encoding ABC transporter substrate binding protein, translating into MEQIIKTAAKNVKLVLILLCLLSFSSPILIANELPLKTIAITEIVSHPSLIQAKKGILDVLKENGYASGNNLTVLEANAQNSLATAALIAKKWVSQKPDVIVPISTPSAQTVIKAARGTNIPIVFASVTDPIAAGLVSQLTGNDFISGITDSPPLQEEWALIQALLPNVKSVGVLYNPSEANSAKTLALFKDRAPSSIKIIAVSVNNTNDIKNALNSMIGKIDALYIPSDNTVFSCLPTLVKLTRQHQLPLFSSDPDSVKQGVLACIGYTQYEVGRAAGKQVLQVLKGKTALPIMTPEKMSLVVNETTAKALHLHIPSELLGLSVLVVHKDS; encoded by the coding sequence ATGGAACAGATCATCAAAACTGCAGCAAAAAACGTAAAGCTTGTTTTAATTCTTCTCTGTCTCTTATCTTTCTCTTCTCCCATTCTTATTGCTAACGAACTTCCCCTTAAAACCATTGCCATTACTGAAATTGTCTCTCACCCTTCCTTAATTCAAGCGAAAAAGGGTATTTTAGATGTTCTTAAAGAAAATGGTTATGCATCAGGCAACAATCTAACGGTTCTTGAAGCTAATGCTCAAAATAGTCTTGCAACAGCGGCATTGATTGCTAAAAAATGGGTGAGTCAAAAGCCCGATGTGATAGTCCCTATTTCCACACCTTCCGCACAAACGGTCATTAAAGCAGCTAGAGGGACAAACATTCCCATTGTGTTTGCTTCAGTTACCGATCCGATTGCAGCAGGTTTAGTGTCACAATTAACAGGCAATGATTTCATTTCTGGTATTACCGATTCACCGCCATTACAAGAAGAATGGGCGCTTATCCAAGCTCTCCTTCCCAATGTGAAATCGGTGGGTGTTCTTTATAATCCCAGTGAAGCCAATTCAGCCAAAACACTGGCATTATTCAAAGATAGAGCGCCCTCTTCTATCAAGATCATAGCGGTCAGTGTTAATAATACGAATGACATTAAAAATGCACTCAACTCGATGATCGGTAAAATCGATGCGCTATATATCCCTTCTGATAATACCGTATTCTCTTGTTTACCTACCTTGGTGAAATTAACGCGTCAACACCAACTCCCTTTATTCTCAAGTGATCCTGATTCAGTCAAACAAGGGGTTTTAGCCTGTATTGGTTACACACAATATGAGGTAGGAAGAGCCGCAGGGAAACAAGTTCTCCAAGTACTAAAAGGTAAAACAGCATTACCTATTATGACGCCTGAAAAAATGAGTCTCGTAGTTAATGAAACAACCGCCAAAGCATTGCATCTTCATATTCCCTCTGAATTATTGGGTTTATCTGTTCTTGTTGTTCATAAGGATAGTTAA
- a CDS encoding methyltransferase domain-containing protein: protein MHTYLHLCTQYYDWDKPKVFEDELAFYMQYILAAKGPILEPMCGTGRFLLPVLEAGFDIHGFDASVYMLEKLQQKCQQRNLQPLVWRQFLHDFKTTTAYDLMLIPGGSFGLIIDPVQVKLSLQQMYEHLLPGGKLVFEIETLKAVPERLGVWEGDAKFNQDDNDSMIILSTCALRPQGQVGSIICRYELVQKGNLVKTEIEHFQLRFYTIEEMNECLKSVGFNQIHHYKKYDKSQAASNQDKFIIYECVK, encoded by the coding sequence ATGCACACTTACCTACATTTGTGTACGCAGTATTATGACTGGGACAAGCCGAAGGTTTTTGAAGATGAATTGGCATTTTATATGCAGTACATTCTGGCAGCAAAAGGGCCAATTCTTGAGCCTATGTGCGGGACCGGACGCTTTCTATTGCCTGTTCTAGAAGCTGGATTTGATATTCATGGTTTTGACGCATCCGTGTATATGCTCGAAAAGCTTCAGCAAAAATGCCAACAAAGAAATCTGCAGCCGCTGGTGTGGCGACAATTTTTACATGATTTTAAGACAACCACAGCCTATGATCTCATGCTGATCCCTGGTGGTTCCTTTGGGTTGATTATCGATCCGGTCCAGGTGAAACTGAGCTTACAGCAGATGTATGAACATCTCCTGCCTGGTGGCAAATTGGTTTTTGAGATTGAAACACTTAAAGCCGTTCCAGAACGTTTGGGCGTTTGGGAAGGGGATGCAAAATTCAATCAAGATGATAACGACAGTATGATTATCTTAAGTACTTGTGCATTAAGGCCACAAGGACAGGTAGGTTCGATTATCTGCCGTTACGAATTAGTGCAAAAAGGCAATTTAGTAAAGACTGAAATTGAGCATTTTCAATTGCGGTTTTATACGATAGAAGAAATGAATGAATGTTTAAAATCGGTTGGTTTTAACCAAATCCATCATTATAAAAAATATGACAAGTCACAAGCTGCAAGCAATCAAGATAAATTTATAATTTATGAGTGTGTAAAGTAG
- a CDS encoding ABC transporter permease subunit: MNWLQLSGAFELGLIYALVAMGVYITFRIIDFPDLTVDGSFALGGVVAIVLLLNHYPPLLATFIATLCGAMAGILTGYLHTRWNILGILASILVMTALYSVNLRLMNQPNVALQNELTLFSWGSILWITALIVILSLVILVCFFHTHFGLAMRATHVNMAICHAYGIQTTLMKIIALALSNGIVALSGALFAQSQGFADISMGTGTIIVGLASVILGESLFSPKQVVYALLACIIGSILYRVAIVLALNGNQFGLLPSDLNLITALLVISTLILPRLKQ; this comes from the coding sequence ATGAATTGGTTACAGTTATCAGGAGCCTTTGAATTAGGGCTCATTTATGCATTAGTCGCGATGGGTGTTTATATCACTTTTCGTATTATTGACTTCCCCGATTTAACGGTCGATGGTAGTTTTGCATTAGGAGGTGTCGTCGCAATTGTACTGCTGCTAAACCATTACCCTCCTTTACTTGCCACATTCATCGCAACGCTTTGTGGTGCGATGGCTGGCATACTGACAGGCTATTTACATACTCGTTGGAATATCTTAGGCATATTGGCTAGCATTTTAGTCATGACTGCGCTTTATTCTGTTAACTTGCGTTTGATGAACCAACCTAACGTCGCCTTACAAAATGAGTTAACACTTTTCTCATGGGGGTCTATTTTATGGATAACAGCTCTCATTGTCATCTTGAGTTTGGTAATACTCGTCTGCTTTTTTCACACGCATTTTGGTTTAGCGATGCGCGCTACGCATGTCAACATGGCTATTTGTCATGCTTATGGGATCCAAACTACTTTAATGAAAATAATTGCCTTAGCATTGAGTAATGGCATTGTTGCATTAAGCGGCGCATTATTCGCGCAATCACAAGGTTTTGCTGATATCTCGATGGGAACAGGCACTATCATTGTAGGATTGGCATCGGTTATTTTAGGAGAATCTCTATTTTCACCTAAACAAGTCGTTTATGCATTACTGGCTTGCATCATCGGTTCAATCTTGTATCGCGTTGCTATTGTTTTAGCCTTAAATGGTAATCAATTTGGCTTATTACCTTCTGATTTAAATCTGATAACTGCTTTGCTTGTCATTAGCACGCTGATTTTGCCGAGGTTAAAACAATGA
- a CDS encoding HNH/ENDO VII family nuclease yields MLVLFCSRVSRASKIDLCQAMQSLSITQQPSSTVPRRWFHSTNTLFKDTHHLDSNGYIKQVYLEQRKQFLQKHHLLQDCIEFKNHIVYQNLHLYDFAQVDLHGKTNLQRMQQGFCPITLDAEDYLTIHHFDQTHDGDWIILPHRFHEQYDRELHSHIRVKNGVIRHVFAKERQAYWRFIADMLEKKATLHTHKL; encoded by the coding sequence ATGTTAGTACTATTTTGTTCCAGAGTATCTAGAGCATCCAAAATTGATCTTTGCCAAGCCATGCAAAGCTTATCAATAACGCAGCAACCATCATCCACAGTTCCTAGACGATGGTTTCATAGTACTAACACGCTTTTTAAAGATACCCATCATTTAGACAGCAATGGCTATATCAAGCAAGTTTATTTAGAACAACGCAAGCAGTTTTTACAAAAGCATCATTTATTGCAAGATTGTATTGAATTTAAAAATCATATTGTTTATCAAAATTTGCATTTATATGATTTTGCACAAGTGGATTTACATGGCAAAACGAATTTACAACGCATGCAACAAGGTTTTTGTCCTATTACACTTGATGCAGAAGATTATTTAACAATTCATCATTTTGATCAAACGCATGATGGCGACTGGATCATTCTGCCCCATCGCTTTCATGAACAATATGATCGCGAACTACACAGCCATATTCGAGTTAAGAATGGGGTTATTCGTCATGTCTTTGCCAAAGAAAGGCAAGCTTATTGGCGGTTCATTGCTGATATGCTAGAAAAAAAAGCTACTTTACACACTCATAAATTATAA
- a CDS encoding GNAT family N-acetyltransferase — MQTFQIEIEDQALLEQGLSATMRFFTALASNQKTYKNTTAIVTDIDSPFLNIAYLGEINTHDIHDICENMHEWFSHYQVPWTLVRTALSTPANLHELLLQEKFGVIESVPCMYCDLSTVDTQSHHPGIRVQELLSSDNLLKWIQPICEGFEAKDGGELFRQLNEKVSKETGVLKQFVAYSEEEVVSSGTLFLIDDVVMIHNIATKTSALRRGYGTTLTRHLMNVAKQLGFKHCYLESSDSGYNIYRRCGFKVYGINHYYVKKQ, encoded by the coding sequence ATGCAGACATTTCAAATTGAAATTGAAGACCAAGCGTTACTCGAACAAGGACTAAGCGCAACTATGCGCTTTTTTACAGCATTAGCCAGTAATCAAAAAACGTATAAAAATACTACCGCTATTGTGACTGATATTGACTCTCCGTTTTTAAACATTGCTTATTTAGGAGAAATTAATACTCACGATATCCATGATATTTGCGAAAATATGCATGAATGGTTTAGCCATTACCAAGTTCCTTGGACCCTGGTTAGAACAGCTTTATCAACACCAGCTAATCTTCATGAACTTTTATTACAAGAAAAATTTGGTGTCATCGAATCGGTTCCTTGTATGTATTGCGATTTATCAACCGTCGACACACAATCACATCATCCTGGCATTCGTGTTCAGGAACTATTAAGTAGCGACAATTTGCTAAAATGGATACAACCTATCTGTGAAGGATTTGAAGCGAAAGATGGTGGTGAATTATTTCGTCAATTAAATGAGAAAGTCTCTAAAGAAACAGGCGTCTTAAAACAGTTTGTTGCCTATTCAGAAGAGGAAGTCGTTTCATCCGGTACGCTCTTTTTAATAGACGATGTGGTGATGATTCACAATATCGCCACTAAGACATCTGCATTAAGAAGAGGCTATGGCACCACACTCACACGTCATCTCATGAATGTTGCAAAGCAGTTAGGATTTAAACATTGTTATCTTGAATCTTCGGATAGTGGTTACAATATTTATCGTCGATGCGGGTTTAAGGTGTATGGTATAAACCACTACTATGTCAAAAAACAATAA
- a CDS encoding ABC transporter ATP-binding protein: protein MIILNNIHVHFHHGTPLAKHVLRGIHLKINQGEFITIIGGNGAGKSTLMNVLAGEAFPSQGDIYFNQQNITRWSACKRSCKIARLFQDPMQGTFAHLTIEENLSLAVKRGKQRGLQRHINPQLRQNFKSLLAPLKLQLEKRLHHKVGTLSGGQRQALSLIMATLQQTELLLLDEHTAALDPKTAQNIMLLSQQIIQERQMTALMITHSLSQALHFGDRTLVLSEGNIVEDLYGSRRAQMQPEVLMKYFV from the coding sequence ATGATTATACTTAATAATATTCATGTTCATTTTCATCATGGAACTCCACTTGCCAAACATGTATTACGTGGCATCCATTTAAAAATCAATCAAGGAGAGTTCATTACCATTATTGGCGGCAATGGTGCAGGCAAATCGACCTTAATGAATGTTTTAGCAGGAGAGGCATTTCCTTCTCAAGGTGACATTTATTTCAATCAACAAAACATTACCCGATGGTCTGCTTGCAAGCGCTCTTGCAAAATTGCACGCTTATTTCAAGATCCGATGCAAGGCACCTTTGCTCATTTAACGATTGAAGAAAATCTCAGTCTCGCTGTTAAACGTGGAAAACAACGTGGCCTACAACGCCATATCAATCCGCAATTGCGACAAAATTTTAAGTCTTTGTTAGCGCCGCTCAAACTACAATTAGAAAAAAGACTGCATCATAAAGTGGGCACTCTTTCTGGGGGGCAGCGCCAAGCTTTAAGCCTTATCATGGCAACATTACAACAAACTGAACTCTTATTGCTTGATGAGCATACAGCAGCGTTAGATCCCAAAACAGCGCAGAATATTATGCTACTTTCTCAACAAATCATCCAAGAACGGCAAATGACGGCGTTGATGATTACGCATAGTTTGTCGCAAGCGCTACATTTTGGTGATCGAACTTTGGTGTTAAGTGAGGGTAACATTGTTGAAGATCTTTATGGTTCTCGTAGGGCACAAATGCAACCTGAAGTATTAATGAAATATTTTGTATAA